In Chryseobacterium camelliae, one DNA window encodes the following:
- a CDS encoding cbb3-type cytochrome oxidase subunit 3 codes for MIPQNFKDILSNTDNAGFYQTLALIFFMLFFVALVIYVFSRPKKYYREEEEAPLQDDEDELNSKN; via the coding sequence ATGATTCCTCAGAACTTTAAAGATATATTATCCAATACAGACAATGCTGGTTTTTACCAGACGCTGGCTCTGATTTTCTTTATGCTGTTCTTCGTAGCGCTGGTCATCTATGTATTCAGCAGGCCAAAAAAATATTACCGCGAAGAAGAAGAGGCCCCTCTGCAGGATGATGAAGATGAATTGAATTCTAAAAATTAA
- a CDS encoding cbb3-type cytochrome c oxidase N-terminal domain-containing protein, with translation MKQRTPVFVNILIIIGLLIVFYYLFVQSYTFLGSPYFWGTVVIAGILAFIHSAIGDLIENNKFKRLSQEEKAAYLAEKRIPYFKRLYDAAFKKQTASEEKDILIDHGFDGIMELDNQLPKWWVGLFYFGTAFCILYVAAYSFTDFAHPISEYEIEYKEQIASIAEYEKNQPPVTIETAKYSADNIADGKELFKTNCASCHGEDGRGGIGPNLTDNYWINQPEKTLFKNVFHMDWNGSPNNPAMRPFGKNGEVSGAEIEKIAAYVYHINQEQPPITPAQGGAAPQGTEAHWEKE, from the coding sequence ATGAAACAAAGGACACCGGTTTTCGTAAACATTTTAATAATAATCGGACTTTTAATCGTTTTTTATTATCTGTTTGTACAGAGCTACACGTTTTTAGGTTCACCATATTTCTGGGGGACAGTGGTTATTGCAGGTATTTTAGCCTTTATCCACAGTGCCATCGGCGATTTGATTGAAAATAATAAATTCAAAAGGTTATCACAGGAAGAAAAAGCCGCTTACCTGGCAGAAAAAAGAATCCCTTATTTCAAAAGGCTTTATGATGCTGCCTTTAAAAAGCAAACAGCATCTGAAGAAAAGGATATCCTTATCGACCATGGTTTCGACGGAATTATGGAGCTGGACAATCAGCTTCCGAAATGGTGGGTAGGTTTATTCTACTTTGGGACTGCTTTTTGTATTCTGTATGTAGCAGCTTACTCTTTCACAGATTTCGCCCATCCTATCAGTGAGTACGAAATTGAATATAAAGAGCAGATTGCAAGCATCGCAGAATATGAAAAGAACCAGCCTCCTGTAACTATTGAAACAGCTAAATATTCAGCTGATAATATCGCAGACGGAAAAGAGCTTTTTAAAACAAACTGTGCATCATGCCACGGTGAAGACGGAAGAGGAGGAATTGGACCTAACCTTACGGATAACTACTGGATCAACCAGCCTGAGAAAACTTTATTTAAAAACGTTTTCCATATGGACTGGAATGGTTCACCAAATAACCCTGCGATGAGACCATTCGGTAAAAACGGAGAGGTTTCCGGAGCAGAAATTGAAAAGATTGCTGCTTATGTATACCATATCAACCAGGAACAGCCTCCAATTACCCCTGCTCAGGGCGGAGCCGCTCCTCAGGGAACAGAAGCACATTGGGAGAAAGAATAA
- the ccoG gene encoding cytochrome c oxidase accessory protein CcoG, whose product MSNIEEVEVRGGQGQVLDPETYRDSIGTMEQSGKRKWVFPRKPKGKFTNYRNIVSYVLLAVYFATPFISINGNPFLLFDVIDREFYIFGQPFYPQDFFILTLGAIASLIFIIVFTIAFGRIFCGWICPQTIFLEFIFRKIEYVIEGDRNKQMKLDRQEWNGEKIWKRSLKWSIYVIISLIITHFMFMYIVGYREVFRIVSEGPFAHPTNFIVMVLFSAAFYFVFAWFREQVCTLVCPYGRLQGVLIDKDTINVFYDFNRGENRAKWRKGEDRKAAGKGDCIDCHQCVVVCPTGIDIRDGQQLECVNCTACIDACDEVMEKVGLPKGLIRYASENEIENKTSFQFTGRMKGFTIILIFLMGFLGYLLYNRGEMEAKFIKPAGSTFFVRDGKITNTYNYTFLNKTNDKKIVTVKVIEPAHGEITYSASSKIQVDRDKISKGTINISFPESEMKLSKQNITIGVYDMKGKLIDSYQTYFEGPFKLQF is encoded by the coding sequence ATGTCAAACATAGAAGAAGTAGAAGTACGCGGCGGACAGGGCCAGGTTCTGGACCCTGAGACATATAGGGATTCTATAGGAACTATGGAACAATCCGGAAAGAGGAAATGGGTCTTTCCGCGGAAACCGAAAGGTAAATTTACCAACTATAGAAATATCGTAAGCTATGTATTATTAGCGGTCTATTTTGCTACCCCGTTCATCAGTATCAACGGAAACCCGTTTCTGTTATTTGATGTCATAGACCGTGAATTTTATATTTTCGGACAGCCTTTCTATCCACAGGACTTTTTCATCCTTACGTTAGGTGCTATTGCATCCCTGATATTCATCATTGTATTTACGATTGCTTTCGGGAGAATTTTCTGCGGGTGGATATGCCCTCAGACAATTTTTCTGGAATTTATTTTCCGGAAAATAGAATATGTGATTGAAGGGGACAGAAACAAGCAGATGAAACTTGACAGGCAGGAATGGAACGGCGAAAAGATCTGGAAGCGCAGCCTTAAATGGAGCATTTATGTGATCATTTCACTCATCATAACGCATTTCATGTTCATGTATATTGTGGGCTACCGTGAAGTGTTCAGAATTGTTTCCGAAGGGCCTTTTGCCCATCCGACCAATTTTATTGTGATGGTCCTATTCTCAGCAGCATTTTATTTTGTCTTCGCATGGTTCAGGGAGCAGGTGTGTACGCTGGTATGCCCTTACGGAAGACTGCAGGGTGTGCTGATCGACAAAGATACCATCAATGTGTTCTATGATTTCAACCGTGGAGAAAACAGGGCGAAATGGAGGAAAGGAGAAGACAGGAAAGCTGCCGGGAAAGGAGACTGTATCGACTGTCATCAGTGTGTGGTGGTTTGTCCTACCGGGATTGATATCAGGGACGGACAGCAGCTGGAATGCGTGAACTGTACCGCCTGTATTGATGCCTGTGATGAAGTCATGGAAAAAGTAGGATTACCGAAAGGCCTGATCCGCTACGCTTCGGAAAATGAAATTGAAAATAAGACCTCCTTCCAATTTACCGGCAGGATGAAAGGCTTTACCATTATTCTCATCTTCCTGATGGGATTCCTGGGATACCTGCTGTATAACAGGGGAGAAATGGAAGCCAAGTTCATCAAGCCTGCAGGAAGCACCTTTTTTGTAAGGGACGGTAAAATTACCAATACCTATAACTATACATTCCTCAATAAGACGAATGACAAAAAAATAGTAACGGTAAAGGTCATTGAACCTGCACATGGTGAAATCACGTACAGTGCCTCAAGCAAAATACAGGTGGACCGGGATAAAATATCCAAAGGAACCATTAATATCAGCTTTCCGGAAAGCGAAATGAAGCTGTCCAAACAGAATATTACCATCGGTGTCTATGATATGAAAGGTAAGCTGATCGACTCTTACCAGACGTATTTTGAAGGACCTTTTAAATTGCAATTTTAA
- a CDS encoding FixH family protein, which produces MKNFSWGHGVVIALAAFIIFILSMMFLFPNGQKNSEMVTDNYYEEELKYQDVIDAKKRADQLEEKPQYTQNAGGITISFPKDYNNSNTSVKFVLNRTDDQNLDVKKSVQLNPSQSFTIPAQVLKPGNYTLRLMWTKDKTDYRMDFDVIWK; this is translated from the coding sequence ATGAAAAATTTTAGTTGGGGCCACGGTGTGGTAATCGCACTGGCAGCCTTTATAATCTTTATACTTTCCATGATGTTCCTGTTCCCTAACGGCCAGAAAAATTCCGAAATGGTAACAGATAACTATTACGAGGAAGAGTTGAAATACCAGGATGTGATTGATGCCAAGAAGAGAGCGGATCAACTGGAGGAAAAACCACAGTATACACAGAACGCAGGCGGTATTACCATATCTTTCCCAAAAGATTACAATAATTCCAATACCTCCGTTAAATTTGTTTTGAACAGAACAGATGACCAGAACCTGGATGTAAAGAAATCTGTACAGCTGAATCCGTCACAGTCCTTTACAATCCCGGCGCAGGTACTGAAACCGGGGAATTACACCCTGAGACTGATGTGGACTAAAGATAAGACAGACTACCGGATGGACTTTGATGTGATATGGAAATAG
- a CDS encoding sulfite exporter TauE/SafE family protein: MEIALIVSAIGLGFASGFHCVGMCGPIALSMGLTKKQATNFYLQNLTYQFGRIFTYALLGAVLGIIGEGFEMAGIQQYLTIAVGILLIVMAVFSFGGKDFASRIPFFSKFLFSVKSNLGRLLQKADYRSRFTTGILNGFLPCGMVYMALTASLASGGIWQGAVYMALFGLGTLPFMFAVVLVGNLMNQAFRIKVLKAVPIVMIILGGLFIVRGLELGIPYISPRAEAMTVSKDNQGDCHLPGDHSTHNHSGTNCH; encoded by the coding sequence ATGGAAATAGCACTTATAGTATCGGCCATTGGATTGGGATTCGCTTCAGGTTTCCACTGTGTGGGAATGTGCGGACCCATTGCACTGTCGATGGGCTTAACGAAGAAACAGGCCACCAATTTCTACCTGCAGAACCTCACCTATCAGTTCGGTCGTATTTTTACGTATGCTCTGCTGGGTGCTGTCCTGGGAATCATCGGTGAAGGATTTGAAATGGCAGGCATACAGCAGTATCTGACCATTGCTGTGGGCATCCTGCTGATTGTCATGGCTGTCTTTTCTTTTGGAGGAAAGGATTTTGCCTCAAGGATCCCATTCTTTTCAAAATTTTTATTCTCTGTAAAATCGAATCTCGGAAGACTGCTTCAAAAAGCAGACTACCGTTCCAGATTTACAACCGGTATCCTGAATGGGTTCCTTCCTTGCGGAATGGTCTACATGGCACTCACTGCAAGCCTTGCCAGTGGCGGGATATGGCAGGGAGCCGTTTATATGGCCTTATTCGGATTGGGAACACTTCCGTTCATGTTCGCGGTAGTTCTGGTCGGAAACCTGATGAATCAGGCATTCAGGATTAAAGTCCTGAAAGCGGTTCCCATCGTGATGATTATACTGGGTGGGTTATTTATTGTACGAGGCCTGGAACTGGGAATTCCGTACATTTCTCCCCGGGCTGAAGCCATGACGGTTTCAAAGGATAATCAGGGGGATTGTCATCTGCCTGGAGACCATAGTACGCATAATCATAGTGGCACGAATTGCCATTAA
- the serS gene encoding serine--tRNA ligase: protein MLQVNFLRDNKERVLEGLKKRQFKNLELVDEAIATDDERKKVQFELDSQLSEINKISKEIGLLMKEGKKEEAESAKSKTAQYKESSKELQSQLEIKEQALLNILYQIPNIPYELVKNGASADDNEIIYQSHDVEGLGEGAIPHWELAKKYNLIDFELGVKIAGAGFPVYLGKGARLQRALVQYFLDKNIEKGYMEVNPPHVVNEASGYGTGQLPDKEGQMYHIGQDDLYLIPTAEVPVTNLYRDVLLDEKDLPIKNTAFSQCYRREAGSYGAHVRGLNRLHQFEKVEIVRIEKPENSYAVLEEMVEHIKEILTDLELPYRVLRLCGGDTGFASAMTYDFEVWSAAQEKWLEVSSVSNFETFQANRLKCRYKADGKSQLVHTLNGSAMALPRIMAALLENNQTAEGIRLPKKVAEYARFDLIS from the coding sequence ATGTTACAGGTTAATTTTTTGCGCGACAATAAAGAACGCGTTTTAGAAGGTCTTAAAAAAAGACAATTCAAGAATCTTGAGTTGGTAGATGAAGCGATCGCTACTGACGATGAAAGAAAAAAAGTTCAGTTTGAACTGGATTCCCAGCTTTCCGAGATCAACAAGATCTCCAAAGAAATCGGTCTTTTAATGAAAGAAGGGAAAAAAGAAGAAGCTGAATCCGCGAAATCTAAAACCGCACAGTACAAAGAGTCGAGTAAAGAATTGCAGTCCCAGTTGGAGATCAAAGAACAGGCTTTACTGAATATCTTATATCAGATTCCTAATATTCCTTATGAGCTGGTGAAAAATGGGGCATCTGCCGATGATAATGAAATTATTTATCAGTCTCATGATGTTGAAGGATTGGGAGAAGGTGCCATTCCGCACTGGGAACTGGCCAAGAAATACAATCTCATCGATTTTGAGCTGGGGGTAAAAATTGCTGGCGCAGGATTTCCCGTATACCTCGGGAAAGGGGCCAGGTTGCAGCGGGCTCTTGTCCAGTATTTCCTCGATAAAAATATCGAAAAGGGATATATGGAGGTCAATCCGCCCCACGTAGTGAACGAAGCATCCGGATACGGAACAGGACAGCTGCCGGATAAGGAAGGGCAGATGTACCATATCGGTCAGGATGACCTTTACCTCATTCCTACAGCGGAAGTTCCGGTAACCAACCTCTATAGGGATGTATTGCTGGATGAAAAAGACCTTCCGATAAAAAATACGGCTTTTTCCCAGTGCTACAGACGGGAAGCGGGAAGCTACGGAGCCCATGTACGGGGACTGAACCGTCTTCACCAGTTTGAAAAGGTGGAGATTGTAAGGATCGAAAAGCCTGAAAATTCCTATGCTGTCCTTGAGGAAATGGTAGAACATATCAAGGAAATCCTGACAGACCTTGAGTTGCCTTACAGAGTGTTAAGGCTTTGCGGAGGCGATACAGGTTTTGCTTCTGCTATGACCTATGACTTTGAAGTCTGGAGTGCAGCCCAGGAGAAGTGGCTTGAAGTAAGCTCCGTTTCCAATTTTGAAACGTTCCAGGCCAATCGTCTGAAATGCCGGTACAAGGCCGACGGGAAATCTCAGCTGGTACATACCCTGAACGGCTCAGCTATGGCACTGCCAAGGATTATGGCCGCTTTGCTGGAAAACAATCAGACGGCAGAAGGCATCAGGCTTCCGAAAAAAGTCGCTGAATACGCGAGATTTGATTTGATCAGTTAA
- a CDS encoding polysaccharide biosynthesis C-terminal domain-containing protein, which yields MKHATLLKTFVSRFLILILNFGLVVYSTNVWGSEGKGVISIVIADLTVISFFASIFVGSSITYFAPKYKTEEILLYAYAWSLLIGITMPLLFAFTKNTVHLGYLTGLSVSSSLLAANVNLFVGQKNIRMFNVYTILQQAVHIAFIALLVYGIGFTSVSAYFLAQIVCYSVLFFASLYQIMKGRPLPKFSVSGPVLNSLFNYGWKTQLSAFFQFLNNRLSFYFLEYFRGMMSVGVFSVGVAFSEAIWTVSRSLSVILYADVVNSSNSDTAIQKAKVSMRISFLVTLLFITIILLVPSHWYALIFGKDFSQVKKITLLLAPGIMAIAVSNIIGYYFAGINKLRILNMKSLIGLIFTLVSSFIIIPRWGIAGACIITSVSYCLSSSLLFWRFYQETPFYFSDFILSRAEIRILVNKFLKK from the coding sequence ATGAAACATGCAACCCTCCTGAAAACGTTTGTTTCCCGCTTCTTAATTCTGATACTGAATTTTGGGCTGGTGGTCTATTCCACGAATGTTTGGGGCAGTGAAGGAAAAGGGGTGATCTCTATTGTCATTGCCGACTTAACGGTGATCAGTTTTTTTGCGAGTATTTTCGTAGGCAGCAGCATCACTTATTTTGCGCCCAAGTACAAAACGGAAGAGATCCTGCTGTATGCCTATGCCTGGTCTTTGCTGATTGGGATTACCATGCCGCTGCTGTTCGCCTTTACGAAAAATACCGTGCATTTAGGATATCTTACCGGCCTGTCAGTTTCGTCATCGCTGCTGGCGGCCAATGTCAATCTGTTTGTAGGTCAGAAGAACATCAGGATGTTTAATGTATATACGATCCTGCAACAGGCGGTTCATATTGCTTTTATTGCTCTCCTTGTGTATGGGATTGGCTTCACTTCGGTTTCTGCTTATTTTTTAGCCCAGATCGTCTGCTACAGCGTGCTGTTCTTTGCCAGTCTCTATCAAATCATGAAGGGCAGGCCACTGCCAAAATTTTCTGTCTCCGGTCCTGTATTGAATTCTTTGTTCAATTATGGCTGGAAAACACAACTGAGCGCTTTTTTTCAGTTCCTGAATAACCGGTTGTCCTTTTATTTCTTGGAATATTTCCGGGGCATGATGAGTGTAGGCGTATTTTCTGTCGGCGTAGCGTTTTCAGAGGCTATATGGACGGTCAGCAGGAGCCTTTCGGTGATCTTATACGCTGATGTGGTTAACAGTAGCAATTCGGATACGGCTATCCAGAAGGCTAAAGTGTCGATGAGAATCAGTTTCCTGGTCACTTTATTGTTTATCACCATCATTCTTTTGGTTCCGTCTCATTGGTACGCCCTGATCTTCGGAAAAGATTTTTCACAGGTCAAGAAAATTACGCTGCTGCTGGCTCCAGGTATTATGGCTATTGCAGTCAGCAATATCATCGGATACTATTTTGCCGGGATTAACAAATTGCGGATCTTAAATATGAAATCACTAATAGGGCTTATCTTTACTCTGGTTTCCTCTTTCATTATTATTCCGCGGTGGGGGATTGCGGGGGCCTGCATCATTACCTCTGTTTCCTACTGTCTTTCCTCATCTCTGCTGTTCTGGAGATTTTATCAGGAAACTCCATTTTACTTCAGCGATTTTATTCTTTCCAGGGCGGAAATACGGATATTAGTGAATAAATTCTTGAAGAAATAA
- a CDS encoding glycosyltransferase gives MPRILFLTTAHRYNDDRILYHQAKELKSRGYDVKICSLSSEYQGCIDGIEIESYPVLDQSSDEKTRLFKEVCNTFRPDCIIGSEPLAIIAVKEYRKRHRTSLIYDITEWYPSMRMVREYSFFLKIFHTLKFLMIQLYAGYLSTHFIFGEKTKRFPLAYCFPFKKSIILPYFPDDQYIYTSIRQPEAGKIKLCYTGQISEEKGIGNFFNAVDRLRKLRPGLQISILIIGGARTEKDQAYFETLLKKYQWQDISIRKPASFETFTEAYSEADICFDLREINFENHHCLPIKIFYYAASGKPVIYSDLKATRRFVDISRFGFLVDPEDADAIAEKIITYIDNPTLYKAHAHGARAVFEEQYNWATIKNSFVDFVKQSMLK, from the coding sequence ATGCCCAGAATACTTTTTTTAACCACAGCCCACCGGTACAATGACGACCGGATTTTATACCACCAGGCAAAAGAACTGAAAAGCAGGGGATATGATGTGAAAATCTGTAGCCTCAGTTCGGAATATCAGGGCTGTATTGACGGAATTGAAATTGAATCCTATCCGGTGCTGGATCAAAGCTCAGATGAAAAAACCAGGCTATTTAAGGAGGTCTGCAATACTTTTCGTCCGGATTGCATCATCGGATCAGAGCCTCTCGCGATTATTGCGGTTAAAGAGTATCGGAAAAGGCATAGAACCAGCCTCATTTATGATATTACCGAGTGGTACCCGTCAATGAGAATGGTCCGGGAATATTCTTTTTTCCTGAAGATATTTCATACGCTTAAATTCCTGATGATCCAGCTGTATGCCGGGTATCTCAGCACGCATTTTATATTTGGTGAAAAAACCAAACGGTTTCCTCTGGCTTACTGCTTTCCGTTTAAAAAAAGCATTATTCTTCCTTATTTCCCGGACGACCAATATATTTATACAAGTATCAGGCAACCTGAAGCCGGTAAAATAAAGCTGTGTTACACGGGGCAGATCTCAGAAGAAAAGGGAATAGGGAACTTTTTTAATGCGGTTGACCGCCTTCGGAAGCTTAGGCCCGGGCTGCAGATCTCCATACTGATCATTGGCGGTGCCCGGACAGAAAAAGATCAGGCCTATTTTGAAACTCTCCTCAAGAAATACCAATGGCAAGACATCAGCATCCGCAAGCCGGCCTCTTTTGAGACTTTTACCGAAGCATATTCGGAAGCGGATATCTGCTTTGATCTCAGGGAGATCAATTTTGAAAACCATCATTGTCTTCCAATCAAGATATTCTATTATGCTGCTTCCGGCAAACCGGTGATCTACAGTGATCTTAAGGCAACACGGCGGTTTGTGGATATTTCAAGGTTCGGATTTCTGGTTGATCCTGAAGATGCGGATGCTATAGCTGAAAAAATCATAACTTATATAGATAACCCGACACTTTATAAGGCGCATGCGCATGGGGCAAGAGCTGTATTTGAAGAACAGTACAACTGGGCTACCATTAAAAATTCATTTGTGGATTTCGTAAAACAATCAATGCTCAAATGA
- a CDS encoding (Fe-S)-binding protein: protein MDFNIKTMAEYAAEGKSPEVLFWVGCAGSFDDRAKKITRAFCKILNKIGVEFGVLGQEESCTGDPAKRAGNEFVFQMMALTNIEVLNAYEIKKIVTACPHCFNTLKNEYPSLGGHYEVLHHTQFLKNLMEEGRLKIEGGSFKGKKITFHDPCYLGRANNEYEAPRMLLEKLDAELVEMKRCRSNGLCCGAGGAQMFKEPEKGSKDINIERTEEALSFEPKVIATGCPFCNTMLTDGVKHFNKNTEVAVKDIVELLAEAEDL from the coding sequence ATGGATTTCAATATAAAAACAATGGCAGAATATGCTGCCGAAGGGAAGTCACCGGAAGTTTTGTTCTGGGTGGGATGCGCAGGAAGTTTTGATGACCGTGCCAAAAAGATTACCCGTGCATTTTGCAAGATCCTGAATAAAATCGGGGTTGAATTCGGGGTACTCGGGCAGGAAGAAAGCTGTACAGGAGATCCTGCCAAGAGAGCCGGTAACGAATTTGTATTCCAGATGATGGCGCTTACCAATATTGAGGTACTGAATGCCTACGAAATCAAAAAGATTGTTACGGCATGCCCGCACTGTTTTAATACCCTTAAGAATGAATACCCGAGCTTGGGCGGACATTATGAAGTTCTTCACCATACCCAGTTCCTGAAAAATCTTATGGAAGAGGGAAGGCTGAAGATTGAAGGCGGATCTTTCAAAGGTAAAAAAATCACATTCCATGATCCTTGTTACCTTGGCCGTGCCAATAACGAATATGAAGCTCCCAGGATGCTTCTTGAAAAATTGGATGCCGAATTGGTAGAAATGAAGCGTTGCCGAAGCAACGGACTTTGCTGCGGAGCCGGAGGAGCACAGATGTTTAAGGAGCCTGAAAAAGGCAGCAAAGACATCAATATCGAAAGAACTGAAGAAGCACTGTCGTTCGAGCCGAAAGTGATTGCTACCGGATGCCCGTTTTGCAATACCATGCTTACCGATGGAGTGAAACACTTTAACAAAAATACGGAAGTAGCCGTAAAAGATATTGTAGAACTTCTGGCTGAAGCAGAAGATTTATAA
- a CDS encoding MlaD family protein produces the protein MKFSKELKAGLITLLAIVGFVVLFQFMKGRSLFTTDNIFYAKYNNVEGLAQSSPVSINGLKVGQVDKIIPQTSKDGKIDFIVKITIDNNFEFSKNSTLEIFEPGLMSGKEMRVNLAYGGATAKDGDTLRGAFKLGTLGSLSSQVGPVKDQLQTVLYRVDSLMSSANQVVNAQNREEIRLLLANLNKTVAALQTTAGSINSLVGHNDPKLQKVLDDASLTMQSGKVTLDKYGTLAESIDTQKLNATIADLDTTVGKLNQVITGIDNGQGSLGKIMKDDQLYNNLNAASNNLNLLIEDLKANPKKYVNFSVFGKNSK, from the coding sequence GTGAAGTTCAGTAAAGAATTAAAGGCAGGTTTAATTACGCTCTTAGCCATTGTTGGCTTTGTCGTATTATTTCAGTTTATGAAGGGCAGGAGCCTTTTTACTACCGACAATATATTTTACGCAAAATACAATAATGTGGAAGGGCTGGCGCAGTCTTCGCCCGTTTCAATCAATGGTCTTAAAGTGGGTCAGGTGGATAAGATCATTCCTCAGACTTCCAAAGACGGTAAAATTGATTTTATCGTAAAAATTACCATTGACAATAATTTTGAATTCTCAAAAAATTCTACTCTTGAAATCTTTGAACCGGGTTTGATGTCCGGAAAAGAAATGAGAGTTAATCTCGCTTATGGAGGCGCAACGGCAAAAGATGGCGACACGCTCAGAGGTGCATTCAAACTGGGAACGCTGGGAAGCCTTTCTTCTCAGGTAGGACCGGTAAAAGATCAGCTCCAGACCGTGCTGTACCGTGTAGATTCTCTTATGTCCAGTGCCAACCAGGTTGTGAATGCCCAAAACAGGGAGGAAATCAGGTTATTGCTGGCTAACCTTAACAAAACAGTAGCTGCACTGCAAACGACCGCCGGAAGTATCAACTCGTTGGTCGGGCACAATGATCCTAAACTGCAAAAGGTTCTGGATGATGCGAGCCTTACCATGCAAAGCGGAAAAGTTACTTTGGATAAGTACGGTACCTTAGCAGAAAGCATCGATACCCAAAAGCTGAATGCTACCATTGCCGATCTTGATACCACAGTAGGAAAACTGAACCAGGTAATTACAGGTATCGATAACGGACAGGGAAGTTTAGGTAAAATCATGAAAGATGACCAGCTGTACAATAATCTGAATGCGGCTTCCAATAATCTGAATCTGCTCATTGAGGACCTGAAAGCGAATCCGAAAAAATATGTAAACTTCTCGGTATTCGGGAAGAACAGTAAATAA